The Amycolatopsis solani genome segment GAACTCCAGCAGGTCGGTGCGGATCTTCTCGCGGCTGCGCCAGGCCCGGTCGGCCGGGGACGGGAGCTTGTCCAGGACGTTGTCGCGCACCCACTGGCCGGCGCGGGCCGGGTCGAACTCCGTCGAGACCGCGTAGAACTCGCGGCCTCGCTCGTCGACGACACCGATGGACACCAGGTCGATGGTCAGGCCGTCTTCGATGAACTCGGTGTCGTAGAAAAAACGCACTGGTGAACAGTAGTGGGTCAGCCGACCTTGGAGTCCGGCACCCGGGCCGCGTCGCGGGAGGCGGGTTGGGCGGGGACCGCCGGCTTGACCCCGGCGGCCTCCGCGGCCAGCAGCTCCTTGGCCTTCGCCGCGTAGATGTCGACGTACTCCTGGCCGGACAGTTCCATCAGGGCGTACATGATCTCGTCGGTGATGGACCGCTCGATGAAGCGGTCGCCGGCGAGGCCTTCGTAGCGGGAAAAGTCCAGGGGCTTGCCGAAGCGGACCTCGAGGCGGCGGGGCCACCACATCTTGGAGCCGATCGGGTTGACCTTGTCGGTGCCGATCATCGCCACCGGGACGACCACGCCGCCGGACTCCAGCGCGATGCGGGCGACGCCGGTCTTGCCCTTGTACAGGCGGCCGTCCGGGGAGCGGGTGCCCTCCGGGTAGATACCGAGCAGGTGGCCGGCCTTGACCAGGCGGGTCGCGGTGTCGAGGGCGGCCTGGGCGGCGTTGCCGCCGGAGCGGTCGATCGGGAACTGGCCGACGCCGGTGAAGAACCACTTCTTGAGCAGGCCCTTGAAGCCGGGCTCGGTGAAGTACTCGGACTTGGCCGGGAAGGTCACCTTGCGCTTGACCCGCAGCGGCATGAAGAACGAGTCCGCGACCGCCAGGTGGTTGCCGGCCAGGATCGCGCCGCCGGTTTCGGGGATGTTCTCCGCGCCGACGACCTTGGTCGGCCACAGCGTTTTGAGCAGCGGTCCGATGAATACCCACTTCATGAGCCAGTACAGCACCGGTGCCTCAGTCCTCCATCGCAGCTCAACCCCTGTAACCCGCGCGGGACAGCCTACGAACCCGGGTGGCCGCCGCACAACGGAGACCACCCGGTTACCGGCGGGCAGCGATCGATCTCACAGCGAATTCCGGGCCCGGGCGGAGCCCCACAACGCCCGCGAGCCGTGAGAGCATGGACGGATCCACCGCTCACACGGAAGGCGATCGCATGGGCGTGCTCGCCGGCGCGGAACCGTTCGGCCACACCGGTTCGGCCGAGATCGGGTTCCTGCTCTGCCACGGGTTCACCGGTACCCCGGCGAGCATGCGGGCCTGGGGTGACCACCTGGCCGGCGCCGGGTTCACCGTGCGCTGCCCGCTCCTGCCCGGCCACGGCACCCGCTGGCCGGACCTCAACCGCACGACGTGGGAAGACTGGTACGGCACCGTCCGCGAAGCGCTCCTCGAGCTGCTCTCGACGTGCAAGACGGTCTTCGTCGGCGGCCTGTCCATGGGCGGCACGCTCACGCTGCGCCTCGCCGAGGAGTTCGGCGACCGGATCGCCGGGATCGTCCTGGTCAACCCGTCGGTGACGCGGCTGAAGTGGGACACGAAGCTGCTGCCGGTGCTGGGCCGGATCGTGCCGTCGGTGCCGGCGATCGCGAACGACATCAAGATGCCGGGCGAGACGGAGCTGGCCTACCCGCGGACCCCGGTGCGGGCCGCCGCGAGCCTGGCGAAGCTGTGGGCGGTCGTGCGCGCGGACCTGGGCAAGGTGACCCAGCCGGTGCTGCTGCTGCACTCGTCGGTCGACCACGTCGTCGAGCCGGTGAACTCGCAGCTCGTGCTGCAGGGCGTCTCGAGCACCGACGTCACCGAGGTCGTCCTGGAGAACAGCTACCACGTGGCGACGCAGGACAACGACGCCGAGGTCATCTTCACGCGTAGCGTCGAGTTCGTGAAGGCCCACGCCGCACAGCCGGAGGAGACCGCATGAGCCGCGG includes the following:
- a CDS encoding lysophospholipid acyltransferase family protein translates to MLYWLMKWVFIGPLLKTLWPTKVVGAENIPETGGAILAGNHLAVADSFFMPLRVKRKVTFPAKSEYFTEPGFKGLLKKWFFTGVGQFPIDRSGGNAAQAALDTATRLVKAGHLLGIYPEGTRSPDGRLYKGKTGVARIALESGGVVVPVAMIGTDKVNPIGSKMWWPRRLEVRFGKPLDFSRYEGLAGDRFIERSITDEIMYALMELSGQEYVDIYAAKAKELLAAEAAGVKPAVPAQPASRDAARVPDSKVG
- a CDS encoding alpha/beta hydrolase, which produces MGVLAGAEPFGHTGSAEIGFLLCHGFTGTPASMRAWGDHLAGAGFTVRCPLLPGHGTRWPDLNRTTWEDWYGTVREALLELLSTCKTVFVGGLSMGGTLTLRLAEEFGDRIAGIVLVNPSVTRLKWDTKLLPVLGRIVPSVPAIANDIKMPGETELAYPRTPVRAAASLAKLWAVVRADLGKVTQPVLLLHSSVDHVVEPVNSQLVLQGVSSTDVTEVVLENSYHVATQDNDAEVIFTRSVEFVKAHAAQPEETA